GACCGCGTGCGACAGCGCGAGCGGGTCGCAGGTCACGATCGAGAACCTTGAAAAGGCGGCGGCCCGGCTGGGCGCTCAACGATCGGCCGTCGCGCGTGCGGACGACTGGGAGCGCCTCGCTCGAATCCATCGCGAGAAGAAGATCGTCAACGATCAGACCGAAGGATATTTGCTGATCCAGTCGTTGGTGCTCAACTACAACGGCGTGCCGTGGTGGGACGTGCACCCGCTCATCATGCGCGACGAGCGATTCATCGCGGCCGACAAAAAGCTTGCGGCCACTAAGGCGCCCTGATTGTCAGAGTCGCACGGCGAGATCGGCGATTTCGAACGTCTCGTCCGCTTCGTGACGGCGGGCGAGAAGGAATTCGGACTGGTCATCGCCCAGTACGGTCTTCGCGCGGTGCGCGACGACACGATCGCGGCGGTTCTCGTCGAAGCGTCGAACGCGGGCACCTTCGTCGAGACCCTCGACTGGTCCGAGGTCGGACCCCGGGATAGCCTTTATGCACGGCTGCGGGAGACCGCACATCCGACCGGGGCGCACGCACCGGACGTCATTTTCGTCACCGGCATGGAGTCGTTGCTGCTGGACGCGACGGACCGGGAGACGCCGGCGCAGAACGTCATCGACCTGAGCCTCGCACGGGATGTGTTAGCGCGGGATGTCGGCGTCAAGACTGTGATGTGGCTACGTACGGCGGCGGCGGTCGCGTTTCGCCGCGCGGTTCCCGATCTCGCCGATTTCGTTTTGGCCATCTACGAATTCGACGCCAAGGTTGCTCCCTTGCGGATGGATTGGAGACGATTCGAGGCCGGATGGTTCGAAGCGGCCCCGCTGGGTGACCACGAACGCCTTCGCCGGGAAGCGAAGCTTCTGGAGAGAATTCTCGCCGAGACCCCCGAAGGCGAGCGCCGGCGATTCGAAGTTACCTCGCGTATTGCGAAGATCCACATTCTGCTGGGAGAAATCGACGTCGCAGCACGATGGTACGAGCGGGTAGGAATGGAAGCAAAGAAAACGGGTGATTTCGTGGCCACTGGAAACGCAAATATCGATTGCGGCAGAATCGCTTACTTACAGGGCGACTACGATGTGGCACTGAGGCGTTACAGCGAAGCGTTGGACGATTTTGATCGACGGAACAACGCAAGCGAACGAGCGCAAACGGAAGGATACATTGCGGACGTGTACTTCATGCGCGGCGAACTCGGAGAGGCGCTGCGTATCCGCAACAAGCAGATGCTCGTTTTCGAGCGATTGGGCGACGTGCGTGAGCGCGCGGTGACGTGGGGAAAGATCGCAGACATTCTCCAAGTGCGTGGCAACCTCGACGAAGCCCTGCACATCCGACGCGAGGAACAATTGCCCGTTTACGAGCGTCTCGGCGACGTGCGAGAGTGCGCGGTGACGATGGGTCACATCGCGGACATCTTGCTAATTCGTGGCGAGGTCGACGAGGCCCTGCGCATCCGCCGCGAGGAACAGCTCCCCGTTTACGAGCGCCTCGGCGACGTGCGCTCGCGCGCGGTGACGATGGGCTACATCGCGGACATCCTGCTAATTCGTGGCGAGTTCGACGAGGCCCTGCGCATCCGCCGCGAGGAAGAGCTCCCCGTTTATGAGCGCCTCGGCGACGTGCGCTCGCGTGCGGTGACGATGGGCAAGATCGCAGACATTCTGCAAAACCACGGCGATCTTGACGAAGCCCTACGCATCCGACGCGAGGAACTACTGCCGATATTCGAGAGATTGGGTGATTTAAACTCTAGCACAGCGACGTGGGGCGGCATAGCGGATGTTCTCTTCGCGCGTGGCGATTTCGACGGAGCCTTGCGCATTCGACGCGAAAGAGAGTTGCCAGCATATAAACAAATGGGCGATACCCGTTCGCGCGCGATTTGCTTGGCGCACATCGCATTGATACTGGCTGCGAAGGATAAAGAACGTCACAAGGTGGAGGCCAAGAATCTATTCCTCGAAGCCGCGCTGTTGGCGGGGTCCATGCAGATTCCCGAAGAGCAGGTTTTTTTGGACGAGATTCGGCGGTTGGGTCTAGAGTCGTAGAAGGTCCCGCCCGGCTCACCCCTCGCCCATGGCGAAGTGCTTGATGCGGTCGAGCAGGCTGCCGAGCACGTCGGGCTTCTTGCCCGATTCGATCTTGCCGAATTCCTCGAGCAGCTCGCGCTGGCGCTTGGTGAGCTTTTTCGGCACGCGCACCTTGATGATGCAGAGCTGATCGCCGCGCCCGTAGCCGCGCAGGTGCGGGATGCCCTTGCCGCGGATCTTGAGGATGTCGTCGTGCTGCGTGCCCGCGGGGATCGCGAGCGCCACGTCGCCGTCGAGCGTGGGCACCTGGATCTGCGTGCCGATCGCGGCCTCGTGAACGGCGATCGGGATCTCGATCACGACGCTGTCTTCGTGGCGCTTGAAGAATTCGTGCGCCTTCACGTGGATGAAGACGTAGAGGTCGCCCGGCGGGCCGCCGCGTGTGCCGTCCTCGCCCTTGCCCGACACGCGCAGGCGCATGCCGTCCTCGACGCCGGCGGGGATGCGCACGGAGACCTGCGTCTTTTCCAGAACGCGGCCCTTGCCCTGGCACTCGGCGCACGGCTCCTTGATGATGCGACCGACGCCGCCGCAGTTGGGGCAGGTGGTGGAGATCGAAAAAAATCCCTGCGATCGACGCACTTGCCCCTGCCCGTGGCAG
The window above is part of the Deltaproteobacteria bacterium genome. Proteins encoded here:
- a CDS encoding tetratricopeptide repeat protein, coding for MESLLLDATDRETPAQNVIDLSLARDVLARDVGVKTVMWLRTAAAVAFRRAVPDLADFVLAIYEFDAKVAPLRMDWRRFEAGWFEAAPLGDHERLRREAKLLERILAETPEGERRRFEVTSRIAKIHILLGEIDVAARWYERVGMEAKKTGDFVATGNANIDCGRIAYLQGDYDVALRRYSEALDDFDRRNNASERAQTEGYIADVYFMRGELGEALRIRNKQMLVFERLGDVRERAVTWGKIADILQVRGNLDEALHIRREEQLPVYERLGDVRECAVTMGHIADILLIRGEVDEALRIRREEQLPVYERLGDVRSRAVTMGYIADILLIRGEFDEALRIRREEELPVYERLGDVRSRAVTMGKIADILQNHGDLDEALRIRREELLPIFERLGDLNSSTATWGGIADVLFARGDFDGALRIRRERELPAYKQMGDTRSRAICLAHIALILAAKDKERHKVEAKNLFLEAALLAGSMQIPEEQVFLDEIRRLGLES
- the dnaJ gene encoding molecular chaperone DnaJ, translated to MSVTRDYYEILGVPRDASAAQIKKAYRELAVKYHPDRNQGDAEAETRFKEASEAYQVLSDAEKRQTYDRFGHDGLRGSGYQGFHDFNDIFSSMGSIFEDIFGGMGGGFRSRRDGPSRGDDLRFDLEIPFEEAAFGAEKRLDVQKSATCLHCHGSGAAPGSSPIACPLCHGQGQVRRSQGFFSISTTCPNCGGVGRIIKEPCAECQGKGRVLEKTQVSVRIPAGVEDGMRLRVSGKGEDGTRGGPPGDLYVFIHVKAHEFFKRHEDSVVIEIPIAVHEAAIGTQIQVPTLDGDVALAIPAGTQHDDILKIRGKGIPHLRGYGRGDQLCIIKVRVPKKLTKRQRELLEEFGKIESGKKPDVLGSLLDRIKHFAMGEG